A genomic region of Pelodiscus sinensis isolate JC-2024 chromosome 1, ASM4963464v1, whole genome shotgun sequence contains the following coding sequences:
- the NUP37 gene encoding nucleoporin Nup37 isoform X2, with translation MLNRMKQDSSRNATYTVDCEDYVHVVEFNPFDSGDIGSLIAYGGNNYVVIGTCRFQEEDAEVEGIQYETLRTFHHGIRVDAIAWSPETRLDALPPQIRFCTAAADRKLRLFTSDLQDKNEYKIFDGHSDYINDLVFAPKEGQDIASVSDDHTCRVWDLEGNQKACFVLCSPGMSVCWHPEEAFKLMVAEKNGTIRFYDLTTQQAILSLKSEQMPLMSAHWCLRNTLKIGAVAGNDWIIWDITRSSYPQDKRPVHVDRARLFRWSKVNENLFATTGYPGKMTSQLLVHHLGHPQPILIGSAAVGSGLTWHRSLPLCAVGGDHKLFFWVTEM, from the exons ATGAAGCAAGACTCTTCTCGAAATGCTACCTACACTGTGGATTGTGAGGATTATGTGCATGTGGTAGAATTCAATCCATTTGATAGTGGAGACATAGGTTCCCTAATTGCATATGGTGGCAATAATTATGTAGTTATTGGAACTTGCAGATTTCAG GAGGAGGATGCAGAAGTGGAAGGAATACAGTATGAGACCCTAAGAACATTTCATCATGGGATCAGAGTTGATGCCATAGCATGGAGTCCAGAAACCAGACTGGATGCTTTACCTCCCCAGATaag ATTTTGTACTGCAGCTGCTGATAGAAAGTTAAGACTATTCACTTCAGATCTCCAGGATAAGAATGAATataaa ATCTTTGATGGCCATTCAGATTACATTAATGATCTGGTGTTTGCCCCTAAAGAAGGTCAAGATATTGCAAGTGTGAGTGATGATCACACCTGCAG gGTTTGGGATTTAGAAGGAAATCAGAAGGCTTGTTTTGTTCTATGTTCACCTGGAATGAGTGTGTGCTGGCATCCTGAAGAGGCTTTTAAG TTGATGGTAGCAGAGAAGAATGGAACAATACGATTCTACGATCTCACTACCCAGCAGGCCATTCTGTCTCTCAAGTCTGAACAAATGCCGTTGATGTCAGCACACTGGTGTTTAAGAAACACCCTTAAAATTGGAGCAGTTGCTGGAAATGATTGGATAATTTGGGATATTACTCGCTCCAG tTATCCACAAGATAAAAGACCTGTCCATGTGGATCGAGCCCGATTATTCAG GTGGTCCAAAGTGAATGAAAACTTGTTTGCAACCACTGGATATCCAGGAAAGATGACTAGTCAGCTTCTAGTTCATCATTTAGGACACCCTCAG ccCATTCTTATTGGCTCTGCAGCTGTAGGATCTGGTTTGACCTGGCATAGGAGTCTTCCATTATGTGCAGTTGGTGGAGATCATAAACTTTTCTTTTGGGTGacagaaatgtaa
- the NUP37 gene encoding nucleoporin Nup37 isoform X1 has protein sequence MDLSWTPLAATKQRMKQDSSRNATYTVDCEDYVHVVEFNPFDSGDIGSLIAYGGNNYVVIGTCRFQEEDAEVEGIQYETLRTFHHGIRVDAIAWSPETRLDALPPQIRFCTAAADRKLRLFTSDLQDKNEYKIFDGHSDYINDLVFAPKEGQDIASVSDDHTCRVWDLEGNQKACFVLCSPGMSVCWHPEEAFKLMVAEKNGTIRFYDLTTQQAILSLKSEQMPLMSAHWCLRNTLKIGAVAGNDWIIWDITRSSYPQDKRPVHVDRARLFRWSKVNENLFATTGYPGKMTSQLLVHHLGHPQPILIGSAAVGSGLTWHRSLPLCAVGGDHKLFFWVTEM, from the exons ATGAAGCAAGACTCTTCTCGAAATGCTACCTACACTGTGGATTGTGAGGATTATGTGCATGTGGTAGAATTCAATCCATTTGATAGTGGAGACATAGGTTCCCTAATTGCATATGGTGGCAATAATTATGTAGTTATTGGAACTTGCAGATTTCAG GAGGAGGATGCAGAAGTGGAAGGAATACAGTATGAGACCCTAAGAACATTTCATCATGGGATCAGAGTTGATGCCATAGCATGGAGTCCAGAAACCAGACTGGATGCTTTACCTCCCCAGATaag ATTTTGTACTGCAGCTGCTGATAGAAAGTTAAGACTATTCACTTCAGATCTCCAGGATAAGAATGAATataaa ATCTTTGATGGCCATTCAGATTACATTAATGATCTGGTGTTTGCCCCTAAAGAAGGTCAAGATATTGCAAGTGTGAGTGATGATCACACCTGCAG gGTTTGGGATTTAGAAGGAAATCAGAAGGCTTGTTTTGTTCTATGTTCACCTGGAATGAGTGTGTGCTGGCATCCTGAAGAGGCTTTTAAG TTGATGGTAGCAGAGAAGAATGGAACAATACGATTCTACGATCTCACTACCCAGCAGGCCATTCTGTCTCTCAAGTCTGAACAAATGCCGTTGATGTCAGCACACTGGTGTTTAAGAAACACCCTTAAAATTGGAGCAGTTGCTGGAAATGATTGGATAATTTGGGATATTACTCGCTCCAG tTATCCACAAGATAAAAGACCTGTCCATGTGGATCGAGCCCGATTATTCAG GTGGTCCAAAGTGAATGAAAACTTGTTTGCAACCACTGGATATCCAGGAAAGATGACTAGTCAGCTTCTAGTTCATCATTTAGGACACCCTCAG ccCATTCTTATTGGCTCTGCAGCTGTAGGATCTGGTTTGACCTGGCATAGGAGTCTTCCATTATGTGCAGTTGGTGGAGATCATAAACTTTTCTTTTGGGTGacagaaatgtaa
- the NUP37 gene encoding nucleoporin Nup37 isoform X3 yields MKQDSSRNATYTVDCEDYVHVVEFNPFDSGDIGSLIAYGGNNYVVIGTCRFQEEDAEVEGIQYETLRTFHHGIRVDAIAWSPETRLDALPPQIRFCTAAADRKLRLFTSDLQDKNEYKIFDGHSDYINDLVFAPKEGQDIASVSDDHTCRVWDLEGNQKACFVLCSPGMSVCWHPEEAFKLMVAEKNGTIRFYDLTTQQAILSLKSEQMPLMSAHWCLRNTLKIGAVAGNDWIIWDITRSSYPQDKRPVHVDRARLFRWSKVNENLFATTGYPGKMTSQLLVHHLGHPQPILIGSAAVGSGLTWHRSLPLCAVGGDHKLFFWVTEM; encoded by the exons ATGAAGCAAGACTCTTCTCGAAATGCTACCTACACTGTGGATTGTGAGGATTATGTGCATGTGGTAGAATTCAATCCATTTGATAGTGGAGACATAGGTTCCCTAATTGCATATGGTGGCAATAATTATGTAGTTATTGGAACTTGCAGATTTCAG GAGGAGGATGCAGAAGTGGAAGGAATACAGTATGAGACCCTAAGAACATTTCATCATGGGATCAGAGTTGATGCCATAGCATGGAGTCCAGAAACCAGACTGGATGCTTTACCTCCCCAGATaag ATTTTGTACTGCAGCTGCTGATAGAAAGTTAAGACTATTCACTTCAGATCTCCAGGATAAGAATGAATataaa ATCTTTGATGGCCATTCAGATTACATTAATGATCTGGTGTTTGCCCCTAAAGAAGGTCAAGATATTGCAAGTGTGAGTGATGATCACACCTGCAG gGTTTGGGATTTAGAAGGAAATCAGAAGGCTTGTTTTGTTCTATGTTCACCTGGAATGAGTGTGTGCTGGCATCCTGAAGAGGCTTTTAAG TTGATGGTAGCAGAGAAGAATGGAACAATACGATTCTACGATCTCACTACCCAGCAGGCCATTCTGTCTCTCAAGTCTGAACAAATGCCGTTGATGTCAGCACACTGGTGTTTAAGAAACACCCTTAAAATTGGAGCAGTTGCTGGAAATGATTGGATAATTTGGGATATTACTCGCTCCAG tTATCCACAAGATAAAAGACCTGTCCATGTGGATCGAGCCCGATTATTCAG GTGGTCCAAAGTGAATGAAAACTTGTTTGCAACCACTGGATATCCAGGAAAGATGACTAGTCAGCTTCTAGTTCATCATTTAGGACACCCTCAG ccCATTCTTATTGGCTCTGCAGCTGTAGGATCTGGTTTGACCTGGCATAGGAGTCTTCCATTATGTGCAGTTGGTGGAGATCATAAACTTTTCTTTTGGGTGacagaaatgtaa